The following proteins come from a genomic window of Mauremys mutica isolate MM-2020 ecotype Southern chromosome 7, ASM2049712v1, whole genome shotgun sequence:
- the EIF3F gene encoding eukaryotic translation initiation factor 3 subunit F — protein MAAVAQVLSLSLSPVPAAPSPAPAPPVAATPAPPVPPPAAAPGPPAPAALPGPFPGGRVVRLHPVILASIVDSFERRNEGAARVIGTLLGTVDKLSVEVTNCFSVPHNESEDEVAVDMEFAKNMYELHKKVSPSEIILGWYATGHDITEHSVLIHEYYSREAHNPIHLTVDTSLQNGRMSIKAYVSAPMGVPGKTMGVMFTPLTVKYVYYDTERIGVDLIMKTCLSPNRVIGLSSDLQQVGAASARIQDTLSTVLQYAEDVLSGKVAADNTVGRFLMDLINQVPKISPEDFETMLNSNINDLLMVTYLANLTQSQIALNEKLLSL, from the exons ATGGCGGCGGTAGCTCAGGTCttgtccctgtccctgtcccccgtCCCGGCAGCCCCAAGCCCAGCACCCGCACCGCCAGTGGCGGCGACCCCAGCGCCGCCTGtgcctccccctgcagcagccccGGGCCCGCCGGCCCCCGCGGCGCTGCCTGGCCCCTTCCCCGGCGGCCGCGTGGTCCGGCTGCACCCGGTCATCCTGGCCTCCATCGTGGACAGCTTCGAGCGGCGCAATGAGGGCGCGGCCCGCGTTATCGGGACCCTGCTAG GCACTGTGGACAAGCTCTCAGTGGAAGTCACCAATTGCTTCTCGGTCCCACACAACGAGTCTGAAGATGAG GTGGCTGTCGATATGGAATTTGCCAAGAATATGTATGAGCTGCACAAGAAGGTTTCCCCTAGTGAAATCATTTTGGGGTG GTATGCTACGGGCCATGACATTACAGAGCACTCTGTCCTGATCCATGAGTATTATAGCCGGGAAGCACACAATCCAATCCACCTCACTGTGGACACCAGTCTCCAGAATGGGCGCATGAGCATTAAAGCCTATGTCAG TGCTCCGATGGGGGTCCCTGGTAAGACCATGGGGGTGATGTTCACACCTCTGACAGTGAAGTATGTTTACTATGACACTGAGCGGATAGGAG TTGATCTCATCATGAAAACCTGTTTGAGTCCCAATCGAGTGATTGGCTTGTCCAGTGACTTGCAGCAGGTGGGGGCAGCGTCAGCCCGGATCCAGGATACCCTGAGCACAGTGCTTCAGTATGCAGAGGATGTGCTG TCCGGTAAAGTGGCTGCTGACAACACTGTTGGGCGCTTCCTGATGGATCTTATTAACCAGGTGCCAAAGATTTCACCGGAGGACTTTGAAACAATGCTGAACAGCAATATTAAC GACCTGCTGATGGTGACCTACTTGGCAAATCTCACTCAGTCACAGATTGCTCTCAATGAAAAACTTCTGAGCTTATGA